Sequence from the Neptunomonas japonica JAMM 1380 genome:
GCCGGTGCCTGCATTCGGTATTCGGGGAGCGGCTATGGCTAGTGTTATCTCTTGGACATGTGTTTTTGTGATTGTTATATACATTCTTTATCGGCGATATAACTTAATTATACTGATGAAGCCTGTTGCTAGAAGAATTTTTGATCATTGGCTTACTGTGATGAAAATTGGCTTGCCCGCAGCGCTGTCAAACATGATGACTCCGTTGGCTGGTGGGATGCTCACAGCAATGGTTGCGCAACACGGTGCTGAAGCTGTGGCAGCATTTGGTGTGGGTAATAGGCTTGAATCATTATCTTTACTGGTATGTCTTGCTTTATCCATGACGTTGCCGCCTTTTGTTAGTCAGAACTTTGGTGCTGGGCAGATCAAACGTGTAGTTTCTGCTTATAAAGGCGCTATTAAATTTGCTCTGATCTGGCAGTTTTTAGTTTTTATGATGTTATGGGTATTTAAAGATGCCATTGCTGACTTGTTTGCGGCTTCTGATTTAATCAAAGGGCCTTTGATTATGTGGCTTGGTATTGTGCCCCTTGGGTTTGGGATGCAAGCGGTGATTTTTTTGAGTGCATCAACATTAAATGCATTACATCAGCCATTAATAGCTATGCGTATCAGTATATTACGCTTGTTTGTGTTTTTTATACCTATGGCATGGATCGCTAATGAATTATGGGGTTTGCAGGCAATGTTTATGGCATTTGTGCTAGCTAACAGTGCGGCATCGTGGGTTGCATATCGTAGCGTTAGTAAGGTCTTAGCAGTAAAAAGTGCAGTACATCAATGAAGTTGAAGTTAAATCGGATCTATCATTAATCATTAACAATCAGCTACTATCCTAAAGACTATAAACCAAAAGTCATATTATTAAATGGCAGTCTTAGGTCTATGATCGATCTTAAGGCTGCTTAGAAAAATAAAAAAGCAAGTCACATAAAACACAATAAATTGAAAGAAAAGGGATGTGAATATGGGTAAGTTGGTTGCTCTTGTAACAGGTGGTACTGGTGGGCTGGGTGCTTCAATATGCCGAACTCTAGCAGATAATGGGTTTACAGTAGTAGCAGGTTATAACAGTGGTGGTAATCACGAAAAAGCTAAAGCATGGCAAGCAGCACAAAAAGCTGACGGTTATGATATTCATGTAGCTTATGGTGATGTGACTAATACAACTTCTTGTGAAGCGTGTATTGCAACAGTCCAGGAACTAACCGGCGGTACAGTTGATGTACTAGTGAACAACGCAGGTATTACTCGTGATGGCCAGTTCAAGAAAATGAGCTGGGATCAATGGGACGAAGTATTAACAGCAAATTTGGATTCAATGTTCCATATGACTCGTTTGGTAATTAATCCCATGCTTGAAAAAGGCTTCGGACGCGTTATCAATATTTCTTCTGTAAATGCACAGAAAGGTCAATTTGGGCAGTCTAACTACTCTGCTGCTAAAGCCGGTATTCACGGTTTTACAAAGGCTCTAGCTCAAGAGGTTGCTTCTAAAGGTGTGACTGTTAATACGGTTTCTCCGGGTTATGTAATGACGCCGATGGTAGCTAAAATCGCTGTCGAAGTTCAGCAGAAAATTTGCTCTACTATCCCAGTAGGACGCTTTGGTACACCAGAAGAGATTGGTCGTATGGTAACCTTCTTGGCTGAAGAGCAGTCTGGGTATATTACGGGTGCTGATATGTCTATAAACGGTGGTCTTCATATGTCTTAACGACATCATCGTAGAATAAAAAACCCGCTATATGGCGGGTTTTTTTTATTAGAGTCTAATTAAATACAGTATTTATTAAATCTTGGAATCGTTCATTAAGTGACTCATTCGCTTTACGAAAAGGTATTCCCAGAGATTCAAATTCTAACTTCTTAATGTCTATTAAATTAACCGCTTGCTGCTGTTGCTCTAATGCTTTTTGCAGTCGTTGCATTTGATACTCCATCCGCAACGCTTGGTCATAACTCGGAGATGGCAGGTTAAGTGCTATTTCAAGGCGTATGCATATTTCACGTAATTCTTTATCGGCATTGCTTAATAAAGGTTCTAGTTCACTTTCTCCTGAGGCTATTGACTCGATCAAGCTGCGGCGGTTGCGAATTTTCTCATGTAAGTCGGTATTTTTCTGAAGGTGCCAATGCTCAAAAAAATCTTGTTTTGATTCAGTTGCTGAATTATCAAGTAAGTGCGTTTCAAGCAGGTCACACAAGGCAGAGTGTTCTTGGAGTTGGTGATTATCAGTATGCTCTGCAAAGCGTTGGAGCGCGTTTGTTTGCTGTTCAACATAATTTGCAGCCTTGTTGAACCTTTCGATATCTTTGGCCGTAAGGCTTTCTTTAAATGCTTCAACGAGCTGACGAGCTGCGGTGATACTTTCTATTTTCTGTGCCGTATGCAATGGAGCATCTTCAAAGCCTGCAAGTTCATCTGTCACTTGGTTTAGTGTTACTTTGGCTGCGTATGCTGCTTCACGTGAAGGTGTCTGGTCATGAAGGCGCTGGAAGATAATGTCACAGTGAACTCTAAATGCTTTCCAGAGCTTGCGTTCCTGGCTGTGGAAGGTGGGCCCGCACTCTTTCCAGTTCTTTTGTAATTTTTTGGCCTGCTCTGCAGCATCGACAATATCATCTGCTGTTGTTAGGGCTTGTGCATCAGCAATGAGTTTCTCTTTAGCCGCCATTGAGTCTTCTTTAAGGGCCTGAAAATGGTTTTCTGCATCAAGCAATAATTTATTAAATTTAGTTTGTAAGGCTTGTCCAGGGTTTCTATCAACAGGAGTAAAGCGTCTCCATTCTTGTTTGGCTGCCTGAATGATCTGTTCAACCGCACGCCAGTCACCCGCTTGCCAGTCTATCTGTTGAAGGTAAGCGGCGACTTCTTGATAGATGAGTTCTTTTTGCTGCAAGTTGTAGCGACGAGACTCGTTTTGTGAAGAAAAATATACTTCACAAGGCTCATACGCTTTATCGGAAGCGGTTTTAAAGCGCTTCCAAATAGCTTGAGAGTGAAATGGATCAGTAGCGTCAAGTAGCTTCCACTGTTGCTGAAGTTGTTTTATTTTCTTGGCTTTTTCTTGGGGAAGGATCTCTGCATTAATAAGGCCCTCCATATCTGCGCAAAGTTGTTCTTTTTTCGGGGTTACCGCATAGCCCTGCCAGTCTTTAAGTTCTTCAATACGAGTATTTAACCCTTTATATTGCTGCTCGAAATTATCTTTGGCAGTGCCTTTGATTTGCGATAATAACTCGATTGTCTTACGTGATTCTTTCTCAGCCGTTTTAACTTCACCTTTTTCAATAAGACGTTCTAATTGAGCCAGTTGTAGGCGTAGCTTTTCTGTTATCTTCAGTGATTTTTGGGTAAGCAGCTGTTTTTCGCTGGTAAGCTTGGTTATTGCGCTATCAAGTTGTTGTAATACATCCGGGCGCTCTAGATTTTTGGGCCATGCCGTTTGTTCCAGAATGCTGTTCGCTTGTTTTAGTTGTTCTTGGACTGTTTTTTTCTTGAAACTGTTTTGTTCGCATGAGGATAAAAACTCGCTGACAGCGTTTAGCTTACTATCAGCGGATAAGGCGTGTGAGTGGATTTTACTGAGTGCTTGAGTAAGCTGGTTGTAAGTTTTCAGTTGATTGGCAGATGCTGTGTTACTAATGCTTGCCCACTGATGTTGGAAGCTTTCCTGTGCTTTTGTTAGTGCAGCAATTTCATCTTGTTGCGAATAGGACGTTGCTTCTGCGCATGTAGTAAAGTCTTGGAGTTGCTGCAATATTGTGTCAGCTTTCTCGCGGGCAAGCTTCATATTGAGTAGCTCTTGAGCTTTTTCCGCTTCTTGCGCAGCGATGGTTTGTATTCGCTTCTGGCATGTGTCGTAAGCATCAGAGAATGGCTGTTGAAATTCTTGTGTTACTGAGGGTGAAAAGTTATTCCATTCCTGACTTAATGCTTCAAATTTTGCAGGGTAAAGAGGAAACCATTCGCCTTTAGAAAGGCTTGTAACTTGCTCAAAAATGCTCATAGCACGATCACGTAAAGCCTGTTGCTGCTTTGTGTGCTCGCGTAGTTCATTGCATTTGTCGCGCATGATGCGGTAAATGGCTTTATCATTTTGCTTTGTTGCTTTTAGCAACTGTTCAAGCAATGCAGGGGTTGAAATCCGTTCGGCGGCGATTTTACGAGTGTGGACAGGAGAGGAAGAGGTAGCAACTTCTACCAGTAAACTCTGATCTTTAATGTTGTTAATCAGAGTAGCGTGTAATTCTTGGGATGGCGTTTGGCTTATAATTCGCCACATGACTGTTGTTTCAAGTTTGCTTGATAACTGTTCGAATAGTGCGTGTGGATTACTGTCATTACTCAGTTCATGAGCTAAACGTGTTTCTATTGCTGAAGAGTTTGCATCAGGGTCTTTCAAAAGTTGGATGAGATTGTTGATGCTCATAATTTGAGCTATCGCTGCTTGCCTGACGTTAACGTCAGGGTCTCGAATCGCTAGTCCCGATAAAATAAGGTATTGATCATTAGATTCGTCACTTAAACTTTTAACGGCGTTCAAACGAATGACTGGGTTGGTATGTTGCCATTTTGGCTTAAAAAAATTCGATAACATGAACGGTTTCTTGTATTAGCAAAACTGGATGATGGTTATCCAGATGAATGAAGGAAGCTTATTCTAAGGGCATGAAGCGATCAGTAAAAGCCTTGACGAGTAAGTTTAATCAGGGAAGTTTATAAACACCTGATTAAACTGTTTTGCAGATGTTGTTTTTCATCAAGCTGCGGGTCTGACTTCAACCTCGCCATCTAGATAGAACCATTGGCCGTTTTTCGCGTAGAAGTTTGAGCGTTCGTGTAAAACACATTGCTCTTCTTCAGTTTCAAATGCTGCTTCAAACTCGATTATGCCTTGTGAGTCTTCTTTATGGCCGGCCTCTTTGTCGAGTATTGTTAGGCCTGTCCATGTCGTAAACTGAATTTGCTCGGCGATAATTGCTCGGTCTATTAACTCACGCTTTTCCGGAGCAGTAGTCTCTATAAGATAATCAATGGCGCCTAGTGCAAAAGCGGTATAACGACTACGCATCAGCTGCTCGGCAGTCGGTGCTAGTTTTTGACCTTCAATATAGGGCTCGCAACAAAATGCAAATGGCTTTCCTGATCCACATGGGCAACGATGTTCAGTTGTTTGACTGGTCAGCATATGTAATCCTCCCTATCATACTTGGTACTATTTGCCTGTTATTATAGCCTGCTTACTTAGCATTTATCACGGATATTTGAAAACAATGACTGCGGAACGTACTTTTTTTTGGCACGATTATGAAACCTTTGGTATCGATCCTAAAAGAGATCGCCCAGTGCAATTTGCTGGTATTCGTACAGATGAAAACCTGAATATCATTGATGAACCTATTATGTTGTACTGCAAGCCTGCTGATGATGTTTTACCACATCCGCAGGCTTGTTTAATAACAGGAATTACACCTCAAAAAGCGATTCAAGAGGGCTTATGTGAAGCGGAGTTTATTTCCCAAATCCATGCTGAGTTTGCTAAGCCAGGTACTTGTGGTGTGGGTTACAACAGTATTCGCTTTGATGATGAAGTAACGCGTTATACCTTGTATCGAAATTTTTTCGATCCCTATGCACGAGAATGGCAAAATGCTTGTTCACGGTGGGATATTATCGATATGTTGCGATTAACGCGTGCCTTACGTCCTGAAGGCATTGTTTGGCCGGAGCATGATGATGGTACGCCTAGCTTACGACTTGAAGATCTGACCAAGGCAAATGGTATTGATCATGGACATGCGCATGATGCGCTTTCGGATGTTTATGCCACGATTGCGATGGCGAAATTGATTAAAGAGAAGCAGCCAAAGCTATACGAATTTGTATTATCTAATAAAGGTAAAGCTTCCGCTCAGCGCATGCTAGATACACTTTCCATGAAGCCGGTGCTGCATGTTTCATCAAGGTACTCAGCATCATTGGGTAACTTAGCGATAGTCGCTCCAATAGTGCAGCATCCCGTCAATAAAAATAGCACGTTAGTGTGGGATTTACGGGTGGACCCTACACCGTTGCTGACCTTATCAGTGGAAGATATTCGTCACTATATGTATCTGCCTAGTCACGAACGTACAGAAAGTGATCCAGCTATTGCTTTAAAGCAGGTGCATGCTAACAAGTGTCCGATTTTAGCTCCGGCAGGTATGTTGAATAAAGATGAGGCTGCTCGATTTGGTATTAATGGTGGTGAATGCCGAGCTCATTTGGCTATTTTAAGAAATTATCCTGAATTAAAGTCAAAGTTGGCCGATGTAATAAGTGAAGATAGTTTTGAGTCGGATGGTGATCCCGATCATATGTTGTATGCGGGTGGTTTCTTTAATGATACCGATAAGAAAATGATGCAGCAGGTGAGGGAAAGCGACCCTAATGCACTAGCTGAGTTAGAGCTTGCATTTCAAGACCCGCGATTAGAAGAGATGCTGTTTCGCTACCGAGCCCGTAATTATCCGTGGACACTTAATGAGGAGCAGCAATCGCAATGGGAGCAATACCGTAGTGATAAGTTGCTAGTAACAGATAAGCGAAGGTTACTAACCATGAAAGAATTTTACGAGCACCTGAATAGCTTATATCAAGATCAAAATCTTGCTGCTGCGCAACGTGAGATTCTTGAAGAGTTAGCAATTTACGCTGAATCTATTTATCCAATGGATATGACGTGGTGAAACAGCGCTGGCTACTCGGTTTGGCTTTGTTGGCTCAAGCCTCGCAAGCACAAGACCTTATTGTTTCAGAGAGTAGCCTCATTGCCTATGAAGTCGTTACACCTCGTGGTTATGCTGAAGGTGTGGACAATGGCAAAACTGCTTATTATAGGAAAAAGCG
This genomic interval carries:
- a CDS encoding MATE family efflux transporter; its protein translation is MATPDLLKDTIRPTLLRMTVPMMVGIVSLMLFNLADIYFVSLLGTAPMAALAFTFPVTFSVVSLAIGFGIGTSAILAKLIGQGQQEKAAELATDNLMMTLLLVLCISLVVQLFMVPLFTLMGAAEQQLPYILEYMDIWWLGAVFLVTNMVANSALRARGDTKTPALVMAGSSVLNMILDPLLIFGWGPVPAFGIRGAAMASVISWTCVFVIVIYILYRRYNLIILMKPVARRIFDHWLTVMKIGLPAALSNMMTPLAGGMLTAMVAQHGAEAVAAFGVGNRLESLSLLVCLALSMTLPPFVSQNFGAGQIKRVVSAYKGAIKFALIWQFLVFMMLWVFKDAIADLFAASDLIKGPLIMWLGIVPLGFGMQAVIFLSASTLNALHQPLIAMRISILRLFVFFIPMAWIANELWGLQAMFMAFVLANSAASWVAYRSVSKVLAVKSAVHQ
- the phbB gene encoding acetoacetyl-CoA reductase, with translation MGKLVALVTGGTGGLGASICRTLADNGFTVVAGYNSGGNHEKAKAWQAAQKADGYDIHVAYGDVTNTTSCEACIATVQELTGGTVDVLVNNAGITRDGQFKKMSWDQWDEVLTANLDSMFHMTRLVINPMLEKGFGRVINISSVNAQKGQFGQSNYSAAKAGIHGFTKALAQEVASKGVTVNTVSPGYVMTPMVAKIAVEVQQKICSTIPVGRFGTPEEIGRMVTFLAEEQSGYITGADMSINGGLHMS
- a CDS encoding DUF349 domain-containing protein encodes the protein MLSNFFKPKWQHTNPVIRLNAVKSLSDESNDQYLILSGLAIRDPDVNVRQAAIAQIMSINNLIQLLKDPDANSSAIETRLAHELSNDSNPHALFEQLSSKLETTVMWRIISQTPSQELHATLINNIKDQSLLVEVATSSSPVHTRKIAAERISTPALLEQLLKATKQNDKAIYRIMRDKCNELREHTKQQQALRDRAMSIFEQVTSLSKGEWFPLYPAKFEALSQEWNNFSPSVTQEFQQPFSDAYDTCQKRIQTIAAQEAEKAQELLNMKLAREKADTILQQLQDFTTCAEATSYSQQDEIAALTKAQESFQHQWASISNTASANQLKTYNQLTQALSKIHSHALSADSKLNAVSEFLSSCEQNSFKKKTVQEQLKQANSILEQTAWPKNLERPDVLQQLDSAITKLTSEKQLLTQKSLKITEKLRLQLAQLERLIEKGEVKTAEKESRKTIELLSQIKGTAKDNFEQQYKGLNTRIEELKDWQGYAVTPKKEQLCADMEGLINAEILPQEKAKKIKQLQQQWKLLDATDPFHSQAIWKRFKTASDKAYEPCEVYFSSQNESRRYNLQQKELIYQEVAAYLQQIDWQAGDWRAVEQIIQAAKQEWRRFTPVDRNPGQALQTKFNKLLLDAENHFQALKEDSMAAKEKLIADAQALTTADDIVDAAEQAKKLQKNWKECGPTFHSQERKLWKAFRVHCDIIFQRLHDQTPSREAAYAAKVTLNQVTDELAGFEDAPLHTAQKIESITAARQLVEAFKESLTAKDIERFNKAANYVEQQTNALQRFAEHTDNHQLQEHSALCDLLETHLLDNSATESKQDFFEHWHLQKNTDLHEKIRNRRSLIESIASGESELEPLLSNADKELREICIRLEIALNLPSPSYDQALRMEYQMQRLQKALEQQQQAVNLIDIKKLEFESLGIPFRKANESLNERFQDLINTVFN
- a CDS encoding YchJ family protein gives rise to the protein MLTSQTTEHRCPCGSGKPFAFCCEPYIEGQKLAPTAEQLMRSRYTAFALGAIDYLIETTAPEKRELIDRAIIAEQIQFTTWTGLTILDKEAGHKEDSQGIIEFEAAFETEEEQCVLHERSNFYAKNGQWFYLDGEVEVRPAA
- the sbcB gene encoding exodeoxyribonuclease I — protein: MTAERTFFWHDYETFGIDPKRDRPVQFAGIRTDENLNIIDEPIMLYCKPADDVLPHPQACLITGITPQKAIQEGLCEAEFISQIHAEFAKPGTCGVGYNSIRFDDEVTRYTLYRNFFDPYAREWQNACSRWDIIDMLRLTRALRPEGIVWPEHDDGTPSLRLEDLTKANGIDHGHAHDALSDVYATIAMAKLIKEKQPKLYEFVLSNKGKASAQRMLDTLSMKPVLHVSSRYSASLGNLAIVAPIVQHPVNKNSTLVWDLRVDPTPLLTLSVEDIRHYMYLPSHERTESDPAIALKQVHANKCPILAPAGMLNKDEAARFGINGGECRAHLAILRNYPELKSKLADVISEDSFESDGDPDHMLYAGGFFNDTDKKMMQQVRESDPNALAELELAFQDPRLEEMLFRYRARNYPWTLNEEQQSQWEQYRSDKLLVTDKRRLLTMKEFYEHLNSLYQDQNLAAAQREILEELAIYAESIYPMDMTW